The sequence tgtgtgtgtgtgtgtgtgtgtgtgtgtgtgtgtgtgtgtgtgtgtgtgtgtgtgtgtgtgtgtgtgtgtgtgtgtgtgtgtgtgtgtgtgtgtgtgtgtgttactataTGGAGTGAAAGAAACAGATAAACTGATGACACCTTGGGCATATACTGTCCACTGCTGCAATGGGGTCAAAGGTTATAGTTCTACTTATGTCCTGCAGTCTGTTTGTTTGTGGACTGGAGAGTAATCAAAAGGTTATTGATGGAATGTGGTGCAACACAGAGACATTATGCATGTTTCCAGCCATGATTGAAGTGCGTTAGTCACTTGCTCCACTGCATACCAAgcatggctcccgagtggcacagtggtctaatacactgtaactcAGTGcgtgaggcgtcactacaggcaccctggtttgaatccaggctgtaccacaaccggctgtgattgggagtcccatagggcggcgcacaattggccctgcaTCGTCCAGGTTAGGCTGGTGTAGGCTGTTGAAAATGATTATGTTCTTTGAAAAATTGGTCCTGGAAATATGTGCAAACAATATCTAAATATCTCATGGTAATTGGGTATTTACATTGGTTAAAGCGAATGTGTGATACAACTGCTATGAAAGGATGTTTGTACAAACGTTCAGTTTTGTCTTGGCTCCTATTAGCCATGAAGCTATAATTAGCTAGCTTCTCATTGCCAATTAACGATAATTGACTAGATTCCTTTTGATAACATTCTGCAAAAGCTTCATTCTTGTTGctatggagagacagaggcaacAGCGACATATCAAACTAATGATCTCATGATGTACCTATGTTTACCATCCATGAAATAACTCCAGGTTACACCTCCTCAGTTATAGTTTTCAGTTTCATGCCTGATCTCCATATGGTGCCATTATCAGTATGTTGTTGCTAATGTTTGAAAACAATGTTTTTATCTTCCATGAACTTCCATCCACTAATCTCACGGTCTGTATCACCATTATCTAtacctcagtgtctctctctctctctctctctctctatttctcagtTGCCTGCTGAATTCCAGGAACGAGTGACCATGCACATGGAGGGCACACCTCTTTGCCACACTGCCTATGCCGATTCCGTCCCTGCCTCCGTCATCGCCAAGGTGCTGGAGAAGCCCGACGAGGCCTGCAGCGGCAGCCAAGCCTCTAGCTCGCCTAGCCCCCAACCCCAGGACCAAGGCTTTCTCCTGGACACCCTGGACAGAGGTGAACGCCTTGGCCTCCGGGCAGCATACAAGTCAGACCTGTACAGCAGCGACACAGCTCTGTACTGCCCGGTCGATCAGAACCGTGAGCGCAGGCCAAGCATGGACCTCCATGGCCAGAGAAAGCTGCTCTACGGGCCCCAGAACTCCACAGATAGTAACCCAGAGGAGGGTCCCTTGTTGGGACTGAGGTCTGGCTTCTCCCAGGAGTGCTTTGCCAAGTTCCCCACCTCTCTGGGCCCCACCTCGGGCAGCTCCTACTCCAGCTTCAGCGGAGGGGGCTCGGACGACAACAAGGGCAACGGCCCACCAAGCAGCACGGCCTCCTCTCCCCACCACCACTCCCTCTACATGGACTGGAGGAATGGGGGAGACTATGAGAGGAAGAGTGACTCCTCCTGGGAGAGGGACAGTCCCGGCGGGGGCGGCTTCGCCAAGGTCCACGCTGTCTTCCAGCAGGCCGGCGGAGCACACCACCAGAACGGCAGCTCGCCTGTCTACAGCCGCACCATGTCCTCGTGCTTCAGCGAGCCCTACgaacccctccctccttcctcctcgccAAGCGTAGTCTATGGAGACAGCCGCCGGGGCAGCACACTGGCGCCCGAGGAGGAGGAGCTGATTGGTCGCTGGAGGCAGCTGAGTGTGGAGGACCTAAGCGCCCACTCGTACCACTCGCCCGGCCGGGCCTCGCCCTACAGCTTCTCCGAGCAGCACTTCTCCATTCGGCCCGCCAAGATCCGCCTGGGACCCCTCTACAGCAGCTTCCAGGAAGGGGCAGACTTCTACCACCAGGCAGGTGTAGGACCCATCATGGAAACCCCAGTGTGCTTCTCCACGCCCAGCCCCCAGTGTAGCCCTGTGGGGGGACTCCGTCAGTCCCATCCGTCCCACAGCCAGCAAGCCCACCAGACCCATCTCTACCGGGGACAggaggacagccaggagtcagAGCACAGCCTCTACCACTCAGCAAGCTCCAATGACAGGGAGGGCAGTGTCGGTGTAGCAGGGGCCGGGGTAGGAGGTGGAGGGCAGAACAAGGAGTACGAGGACGTCAGCCCAAACAGCTCCACTGAGTCCCTAAACCAGAGGTCCTTGGAGATGGCTGCCGAGCTGCAACAGCACTACCAGACCGAGATGCAGCATCCATCGCCCCCCCAGGGCAGTCCACCACCGCCCCCGCTACCACCTTGTCCCCCTCCCCCGCAATACCAAACATTTGGCACGTTAGGACTCTCCAGAAAGGACAGTCTCACCAAAGCCCAGCTGTATGGAACACTTCTGAACTGAGAGAAGAAGGGATTCTCATCCTCTGACTTACTGTTCTTTCTTTTCCTTAATCTCTTTCCCTGGTGGGATGTGAGGTGAGAGGTCTTGGTAGATCCAGCAAAACACATTGATTAGTGTGAGTCTAGCCGTTCAGTTGAAGGACATTCATTTTGATAGGACATTTGGACGATACAGTAGGTTAAGCATGAATTCATCAGATTGTTGCCACAGCTGTGAAAAACTGACAAAAGTGTGGTTCGCATCACTACAATGAACGTGTAAGATTGTCTGGGTCAGGTGAATTGACAATTTATTACTGTGCGAAATGAGTGAGGAATATAGGAAAAGACTCTGCTACCTTTGGTACATTTGGTACATAAAATAGTATTTGGAGGTACCAGAGACCACAGTTGTGGATGAAGGAAGTATTTAAAGTAACTgttgaaatatataaatatatttaattACAACTACAACAATTGAGTGTTCAAAGACATATTTTGTTTGTAGTTGCATTCAAAAGAAAATATAAAACTGATGCTTGTAAAGAAATGACGACAATTGAATCAGATGTGGACACCAACACATTGTAAATATGTCTGGTTATTAAGAGCATCTGCAAATCAAAGAGAGATAGTTGGAATGTTAAAGAAGACTGTCAAAATTGCACATTGAGATTTGTTTGTCAATCACAGGCTGAATACTGAATACTGTGCTGCATTTCTGCAGAGTAAAATATGTATGACAATGGGGCATGGGTTAAAGTTGCAGCACTAAGAGGTGTTTGTAACTCAAAAATAGAGATGCCCCTAGCCTAAACCCATTTGAGTGCAGCTCCATTGATTCGTTCAGTTTTTGCTTTGACACCATTTTGAAATATCCAGAGCGCTTAAAGAGACCGTTCGAAGTATGTATCATTTTGCTACTGATGGACTTCTTTTGAGATGTAAACATTTGTCTTACCCGTTGATGTTATTTTTGCTCTATAACCCTTGGAGACATTTTCCTGTCCCACTCTACCTCAGATGCCCACACCCCAATCAAGCAACCACAAATCTGTTTCTATCACACAATGATGCATGTTTCTATATTTCTGTTGTGTTTCATTTAACCTAATAAAGCACAAACCACACATGTCGATGCTCCAAGGTTTGCTAAAGTGTGATTtagtgttgaggtgtgtgttggtgtgcgtgcgtgcgtgcgtgcgcgcgcgcgtgtgtgtgtgtgtgtgtggacgatAATAATTATGCCATTCGCTAAAATGAGTGCAGAAACAATGTTGTTTTAAAAAGCATTCCAATCAAGCTGTGTGCGCACACGTGGAGAGAAACTATCTTTTGGATTGTCGACTATTTTGTTAATGTATAGCATAAGCCATACCTCCCCATTGACATTCATAACGCActccccctctcactcactcgctcTGAAGCGGAAAGGGAATTACTTGAGAAATTACATCTATCCAGAGGAGGGAGCCACCACGGCATCAACGTCGCGACATCATCCAACTGAATCTGAATCTCGTTGTAAACTTAATTGTTCCTGTGCATCCAGTCACAGCAGAAGGCAACGCATTTACAATTCAAACACTTCGCGAGACGAAAACGCGATtaggcaacacaacacaaccagtcCTCTATTCCTTTTTCCCACCGTCAAATGCACGATGCAGTATGCATGAGTTTAGCTGCCTTAGCATTTATATACAGCTGGTGAACTAGATATCAATTTGCTTGCTTTTCAAACCACTCCGGGGATATTTCGATAGCACTATAACCAAACTTGTAAGCACATATTAAAAGCAAATATGACAGTCCACCTTCCCTTTGCTAATCACTACAAGGAATTAACTCCCCTCCACTTTGATTGTGTGAATTTGTGATTCAGTAAACACTGGTGAAAAAAAGTACAGTACATATAATCTAGTAGGTTCCTATGGGAACTGGTATACTTAGTTACACATTCATGGAACACTGCATGTAGAAATTCTCAATGGATCTTCTCTGTTTCACAGGCACATTGCTCACATTATTAGCACTCTCGGCATGCACACCTCCAATCCCAATCCCACTCACACTCCATCCACACAATATTTGCACATCTCTCACAGATGCACACATCCACACCAAGGTTAATTAAAAACATCAGGAACTTTGCCCACTGATCCCAGTTCCAATGAAATCCCAAACCGTCTCAATCCATCATCCCCCAATTCACTTGATTCACAGGGAAAAGTATCTCGGATCGTCTCTAGAAGACTGTCTGGATCCCAGGTCTCTTACTGAGACTTGATCCCCAACATGCTTTCACTCAGGTTCCACAGCCTCTTGACCGAGTGATCATCCATTACCTTGGGCATCAGCTCCTCGCAATTAGCGAAGCACTTCCCAACCACTCCCTCTCCATGTTGGGCGAACACGCCAGGTAGAGCGGCGTCCAAGCGCCCTCCAGTGGGCTCTTGAAGAAGGCCAGCCAggccaggtagaggagaggttttGCCAGGAAGAGGGATGTAGATGTGCCTCCCCAGCCTGGTACTCACCATGCCCGGGGAGAGTGTGTTGACCGTGACGCCCTCGTCTTCCCGCGTCGGGTCAGCTCACGGGAAGATTAGCCAACTTGCTCTGGCTGTAACAGAACGCTTTGTTGCAGCTGCTCTCACAGGAGTGGTAGTAGAAGTAGAACATGTTATTATCCCTCGAGGGGGAAAATCATCCATAGAAACACAACAGACATTACACAAGGGTTGTATTCATGAGGCACCAAATTGAAGAAAACtgtctgaaacaggaaaggactaACCTGAACTCTTGTTTCATAAGAAACTTTCGTTTTTTCATTTTCCGTTGCAAACTGGTTTGTGCTAAGAAATACAATATACACAAAACTACTTCAACAGGAAGTCTGGGGCGAGGTGGTTGAGGAGGAAGTGATCCAGGTGGTTGAACCCCAGCTGCATCTCGAAACCCTCCTGTCTTGGTGTAGGGACACTGGTAGATGCCTGCGTTGTAGATGAGCACATCAACTTTTTGTTCTTCCTAATGTGGGGAGACAGAAGGAAAACAGGCATGTAAGAGGCACACACAGTGAATGATTAGCATAGGGGTTTTGTTTAATGATGGCTGGATGACTGTGTCGTGTTGGtctctatatacagtgccttgcgaaagtattcggcccccttgaactttgcgaccttttgccacatttcaggcttcaaacataaagatataaaactgtattttttttgtgaagaatcaacaacaagtgggacacaatcatgaagtgtaacgacatttattggatatttcaaacttttttaacaaatcaaaaactgtaaaattgggcgtgcaaaattattcagcccctttactttcagtgcagcaaactctctccagaagttcagtgaggatctctgaatgatccaatgttgacctaaatgactaatgatcataaatacaatccacctgtgtgtaatcaagtctccgtataaatgcacctgcactgtgatagtctcagagcaACACatctcatcaccctgaacacaccatccccactgtcaaacatagtggtggcagcatcatggtttgggcctgcttttcttcagcagggacagggaagatgattaaaattgatgggaagatggatgggagccaaatacaggaccattctggaagtctgcaaaagacctgagactgggacagagatttgtcttccaacaagacaatgatccaaaacataaagcaaaatctacaatggaatggttcaaaaataaacatatccaggtgttagaatggccaagtcaaagtccagacctgaatccaatcgagaatctgtggaaataactgaaaactgctgttcacaaatgctctccatccaacctcactgagctcgagctgttttgcaaggaggaatgggaaaaaaattcagtctctcgatgtgcaaaactgatagaaacataccccaagcgacttacagttgtaa is a genomic window of Oncorhynchus gorbuscha isolate QuinsamMale2020 ecotype Even-year linkage group LG12, OgorEven_v1.0, whole genome shotgun sequence containing:
- the si:dkey-174m14.3 gene encoding brain-enriched guanylate kinase-associated protein isoform X2: MRGSEHSRQTMKKIYVGKTALKVSRNGSKHQKKSSLQEQKEDLRKRLSYTTHKLELLESEFDSTRQYLETELRRAQEELDKFTDKLRRIQSSYSALQRINQDLEDKIHRNSQHHDDEKRALSREIIVLNNHLMEAKLTIEKLREDNDLYRKDCNLAAQLLQCNKSHYRTQLSELPAEFQERVTMHMEGTPLCHTAYADSVPASVIAKVLEKPDEACSGSQASSSPSPQPQDQGFLLDTLDRGERLGLRAAYKSDLYSSDTALYCPVDQNRERRPSMDLHGQRKLLYGPQNSTDSNPEEGPLLGLRSGFSQECFAKFPTSLGPTSGSSYSSFSGGGSDDNKGNGPPSSTASSPHHHSLYMDWRNGGDYERKSDSSWERDSPGGGGFAKVHAVFQQAGGAHHQNGSSPVYSRTMSSCFSEPYEPLPPSSSPSVVYGDSRRGSTLAPEEEELIGRWRQLSVEDLSAHSYHSPGRASPYSFSEQHFSIRPAKIRLGPLYSSFQEGADFYHQAGVGPIMETPVCFSTPSPQCSPVGGLRQSHPSHSQQAHQTHLYRGQEDSQESEHSLYHSASSNDREGSVGVAGAGVGGGGQNKEYEDVSPNSSTESLNQRSLEMAAELQQHYQTEMQHPSPPQGSPPPPPLPPCPPPPQYQTFGTLGLSRKDSLTKAQLYGTLLN
- the si:dkey-174m14.3 gene encoding brain-enriched guanylate kinase-associated protein isoform X1 — encoded protein: MQEEQGPIEMPVGKAYLETDIDSVRREDELKDIKFKKENTLSTLERERKRGLVGTVAPPELRQKTLGRIRSPSPVLWDEGLVMRYPYRSFSLPREISMVPDEQMNTVSSLQEQKEDLRKRLSYTTHKLELLESEFDSTRQYLETELRRAQEELDKFTDKLRRIQSSYSALQRINQDLEDKIHRNSQHHDDEKRALSREIIVLNNHLMEAKLTIEKLREDNDLYRKDCNLAAQLLQCNKSHYRTQLSELPAEFQERVTMHMEGTPLCHTAYADSVPASVIAKVLEKPDEACSGSQASSSPSPQPQDQGFLLDTLDRGERLGLRAAYKSDLYSSDTALYCPVDQNRERRPSMDLHGQRKLLYGPQNSTDSNPEEGPLLGLRSGFSQECFAKFPTSLGPTSGSSYSSFSGGGSDDNKGNGPPSSTASSPHHHSLYMDWRNGGDYERKSDSSWERDSPGGGGFAKVHAVFQQAGGAHHQNGSSPVYSRTMSSCFSEPYEPLPPSSSPSVVYGDSRRGSTLAPEEEELIGRWRQLSVEDLSAHSYHSPGRASPYSFSEQHFSIRPAKIRLGPLYSSFQEGADFYHQAGVGPIMETPVCFSTPSPQCSPVGGLRQSHPSHSQQAHQTHLYRGQEDSQESEHSLYHSASSNDREGSVGVAGAGVGGGGQNKEYEDVSPNSSTESLNQRSLEMAAELQQHYQTEMQHPSPPQGSPPPPPLPPCPPPPQYQTFGTLGLSRKDSLTKAQLYGTLLN
- the si:dkey-174m14.3 gene encoding brain-enriched guanylate kinase-associated protein isoform X3 → MRLCVSTSGSSLQEQKEDLRKRLSYTTHKLELLESEFDSTRQYLETELRRAQEELDKFTDKLRRIQSSYSALQRINQDLEDKIHRNSQHHDDEKRALSREIIVLNNHLMEAKLTIEKLREDNDLYRKDCNLAAQLLQCNKSHYRTQLSELPAEFQERVTMHMEGTPLCHTAYADSVPASVIAKVLEKPDEACSGSQASSSPSPQPQDQGFLLDTLDRGERLGLRAAYKSDLYSSDTALYCPVDQNRERRPSMDLHGQRKLLYGPQNSTDSNPEEGPLLGLRSGFSQECFAKFPTSLGPTSGSSYSSFSGGGSDDNKGNGPPSSTASSPHHHSLYMDWRNGGDYERKSDSSWERDSPGGGGFAKVHAVFQQAGGAHHQNGSSPVYSRTMSSCFSEPYEPLPPSSSPSVVYGDSRRGSTLAPEEEELIGRWRQLSVEDLSAHSYHSPGRASPYSFSEQHFSIRPAKIRLGPLYSSFQEGADFYHQAGVGPIMETPVCFSTPSPQCSPVGGLRQSHPSHSQQAHQTHLYRGQEDSQESEHSLYHSASSNDREGSVGVAGAGVGGGGQNKEYEDVSPNSSTESLNQRSLEMAAELQQHYQTEMQHPSPPQGSPPPPPLPPCPPPPQYQTFGTLGLSRKDSLTKAQLYGTLLN
- the si:dkey-174m14.3 gene encoding brain-enriched guanylate kinase-associated protein isoform X4; its protein translation is MQNCSLQEQKEDLRKRLSYTTHKLELLESEFDSTRQYLETELRRAQEELDKFTDKLRRIQSSYSALQRINQDLEDKIHRNSQHHDDEKRALSREIIVLNNHLMEAKLTIEKLREDNDLYRKDCNLAAQLLQCNKSHYRTQLSELPAEFQERVTMHMEGTPLCHTAYADSVPASVIAKVLEKPDEACSGSQASSSPSPQPQDQGFLLDTLDRGERLGLRAAYKSDLYSSDTALYCPVDQNRERRPSMDLHGQRKLLYGPQNSTDSNPEEGPLLGLRSGFSQECFAKFPTSLGPTSGSSYSSFSGGGSDDNKGNGPPSSTASSPHHHSLYMDWRNGGDYERKSDSSWERDSPGGGGFAKVHAVFQQAGGAHHQNGSSPVYSRTMSSCFSEPYEPLPPSSSPSVVYGDSRRGSTLAPEEEELIGRWRQLSVEDLSAHSYHSPGRASPYSFSEQHFSIRPAKIRLGPLYSSFQEGADFYHQAGVGPIMETPVCFSTPSPQCSPVGGLRQSHPSHSQQAHQTHLYRGQEDSQESEHSLYHSASSNDREGSVGVAGAGVGGGGQNKEYEDVSPNSSTESLNQRSLEMAAELQQHYQTEMQHPSPPQGSPPPPPLPPCPPPPQYQTFGTLGLSRKDSLTKAQLYGTLLN